The Gloeobacter morelensis MG652769 genome contains the following window.
ATAATCCCCCTCGAACCTGAAGAGGAACCGCTCCCATGAAATCGACGCGCGCCCTGTTTTTGTTGGTGCTTTTAGCGGCTTTGGGCCTGACGGCCTGCGCCAACCAACCTTCGGTCGAAGAAGCCCAAAAACCCGGTCTCGGCAACACACCGGTCCCCTCGGGCAATGCCCCGGCCCCGAGCAACACCGAGGCTCCCGAAGGGGTGCCCACTTCGACGCCGGTGGAGGGCACCTCGACTCCCTAGGAGGCGGCGTTCAGGCGCCGGGCCAACCGGCGCTGGGTGAGCAAAGGCAATTGCAGACGGTAGCGCCCGCGCCGGTCGCGGCGGCTTCCAACGGTGAGCGGATACCACAGCGGGCGCCGCTTCGACTCGGGAACCACCGGGATCCAGTCGTAGCGCAACCGCGCGGAGCGGGCGGTCAATTCCAGTTGAAAGTGGCGAAAAGCGTTGGGGGGGCCGCCCAGGGACGGGGCGCTGAAGTAGGGCCGCTTGCGGTAGCTCCAGCGGCGCGGCACGTGCAGGTGGCCGCTCAGCACGGCAACCACGTTCGGCGCGGCGGCCATCAGTTCGGCGAACTGGCTGCCGTCGAGGGGGTTGAGGCGAAAATCGCGAAAGTAAGCCGGTGCCACCGGCGGGTGGTGCAGGGCGACGATCACCTGCTCATCGCGGTGCACCAGAAGTTGCCAGCGCAGCCACTCCATCTGCTCGGCGGGCAGGCAGCCCTGGGCGTGGGGAAACAGCACCGGGACCGTGTCGAGGACGATGAGCCGGTAGCCGGGCTTGACCGGCACGCTGTAGTACAGCTTTTCCGGCAGGGCGAGGCGTTCGGCGAAGGTCTGCTTGGTCAACCGCCCCGGCCAGGGTTTGCCCACCACGTCATGGTTGCCCACCACCACGTGATAAGGACACGGTAGAGCGCCCGCGATCGCCACGAACTGATCGAGGGCCGCCGCTTCGGCCTGATCGAACAGGTCGCCCGTGAAGACGACAAAATCGACGCCACCCAGGGCACAGACTTTTTCTACCGCCAATTGCAGCAGATACTCGGGCCGCTCCGAGAGCCACCAGCCCGAGCGGCCGGCATTCGGCCGCAGGTGGACGTCTGAGATCTGCACAAAGTTCAGCTGAGGCTCAAGCTTCACCGGGGGTTTCTCCATTGTGGGCTGCGGATAGGGCATGGGAAGCACCCCGCCCGCTGATCCAGCCCGCTTTTATCTTGGCAAACTTCCAGGCGACCCGACTCGGGCTTCAAAATGAAGCTACCAGAAGCGACAGCTCAAAAGCAACGAAATCTTTGGTTACATTGCGCATCTCTTCGTTACAATTGGGGGGTAATGCGCTGCAGGATAGACCGATGGAGGTCACCAACCGCTCTGCCCAGGAGCGTTTCAGGCAATGGCTGCCCTACTTGTCTTCGGCGACGGTCACCTTTTTGCTCCTCGCGTTGAGCACGGGGGTTTTGCTGGGAGGGCACTTTGTCCCTTCGCTCGACGCCTACGATTCGACCCGGCAGATCACTTACCAGACCAACTTTGGCTGGGCGGTGCGCGGTTTGCACTGGTGGGCGAGTTCTTTGACGCTGGTGTGCAGTCTGGCGTTTACCGCTCTGGCCTAC
Protein-coding sequences here:
- a CDS encoding phosphodiesterase, which produces MKLEPQLNFVQISDVHLRPNAGRSGWWLSERPEYLLQLAVEKVCALGGVDFVVFTGDLFDQAEAAALDQFVAIAGALPCPYHVVVGNHDVVGKPWPGRLTKQTFAERLALPEKLYYSVPVKPGYRLIVLDTVPVLFPHAQGCLPAEQMEWLRWQLLVHRDEQVIVALHHPPVAPAYFRDFRLNPLDGSQFAELMAAAPNVVAVLSGHLHVPRRWSYRKRPYFSAPSLGGPPNAFRHFQLELTARSARLRYDWIPVVPESKRRPLWYPLTVGSRRDRRGRYRLQLPLLTQRRLARRLNAAS